In a genomic window of Arthrobacter woluwensis:
- a CDS encoding NAD(P)H-quinone oxidoreductase, whose amino-acid sequence MRAVQITEPGGPEVLRVTEMPDPVPGPGEVLIDVVAAGLNRADVQQRRGFYPPPAGASDIPGLEVSGRIAGFGPGVSRPFAVGEKVVALLSGGGYASKVAVPAGQVIRIPEGVDLVTAAGLPEVAATVYSNLYMTAGLQEGETVLIHGATGGIGAFAIQLAKALGAVVATTAGSAEKVATARGFLGADVAIDYTTQSFPEALREANGGHGADVILDVVGAKYLSANLDALEVHGRLVVIGLQGGARGELDLGALLSKRAAVIGTTLRARPVEEKTAIMDAVREVVWPLIADGSVRPLVARTFPLAEVAEAHRYFDSGQHTGKILLTM is encoded by the coding sequence ATGCGAGCCGTCCAGATCACCGAGCCGGGAGGCCCGGAAGTCCTGCGGGTGACCGAGATGCCGGATCCGGTGCCCGGTCCGGGAGAGGTCCTGATCGACGTCGTCGCGGCCGGGCTGAACCGGGCCGACGTGCAGCAGCGCCGTGGGTTCTACCCGCCGCCAGCCGGCGCCTCCGACATCCCCGGCCTCGAGGTCTCCGGCCGCATCGCGGGCTTCGGCCCCGGCGTCTCTCGCCCGTTCGCCGTGGGGGAGAAGGTGGTGGCCCTGCTGTCCGGTGGCGGTTACGCCTCGAAGGTCGCGGTGCCCGCCGGCCAGGTGATCCGGATCCCGGAGGGCGTGGACCTGGTGACCGCGGCGGGCCTTCCCGAGGTCGCGGCGACGGTGTACTCCAATCTCTACATGACGGCCGGGCTGCAGGAGGGCGAGACCGTCCTCATCCACGGGGCGACCGGCGGGATCGGCGCCTTCGCCATCCAGCTCGCGAAGGCCTTGGGCGCGGTCGTCGCCACGACGGCGGGCAGCGCCGAGAAGGTCGCCACCGCCCGGGGCTTCCTCGGCGCGGACGTCGCGATCGACTACACGACGCAGAGCTTCCCGGAGGCCCTGCGGGAAGCGAACGGCGGGCATGGCGCGGACGTGATCCTCGACGTCGTCGGCGCCAAGTATCTCTCCGCCAACCTCGACGCGCTGGAGGTGCACGGCCGTCTCGTGGTGATCGGCCTGCAGGGCGGCGCCCGCGGCGAGCTGGACCTGGGCGCGCTCCTGAGCAAGCGCGCGGCCGTCATCGGCACCACGCTGCGCGCGCGTCCGGTGGAGGAGAAGACGGCCATCATGGACGCCGTGCGGGAGGTGGTCTGGCCGCTGATCGCCGACGGTTCCGTCCGCCCGCTGGTCGCGCGGACGTTCCCGCTGGCCGAGGTGGCCGAAGCACACCGGTACTTCGATTCCGGTCAGCACACAGGGAAAATCCTGTTGACCATGTGA
- a CDS encoding ExeM/NucH family extracellular endonuclease: MNHSLAKATLGSALTAALIAAPLATAPAFALVNTVATPGTSSVIIDEAYLSGGSAGAAYRNKFVELYNSTDAPVSLDGWSLQYRSGSGTAAPNSVTALRGSIPAKGTFLIKGGSNNAASTAAELPTPDQDAPSFNPSGTTGTVILARQATALSGLGTGSQVEPTNVADLLGYGTSNTYEVKAATAPSSNTDVKALTRSNHADTNDNSADFSLSASITPTPSAGTGGPDPTPTPTPTPTPGGTATIAEIQGTGPTSPLVGQSVTTKGKVTARYATGGLNGYYLQTPGTGGDLTEDSHKASDAVFVYSPATVGSVAIGDYVQVSGTVSEYFGQTQVNVTDAASLTKLTDAAPEVKATHFALPASETFRESLEGMVLAPSGDYTLSDNFSANQYGELTLAAGKTPAVQPNAVAPYGTAENTAVADDNQARTIKLDDGATTNFLSNATTKALPLPYLSTKDPVRVGAPVTFKTNVILGYGNNAWRFEPLEHLTPATADTVQPVSFGNTRADVPNAVGGNLKLASFNVLNFFPTTGDSLSGCQYYTDRDGAPVTVKGGCDARGAATAEHFKRQQDKIVAAINGSGADVVTLMEVENSAKFGKTRDDALAKLVTALNEAKPGTWDYVRSPSALPPLSDEDVIRTAFIYKKAVAEPVGESVIHNDTTAFASARKPLAQVFKPLGGTPAQEFIAVANHFKSKGSAATPDDTDKGQGASNLARVAQAKSLLGFVDTLTKDKGTDKVFLIGDFNAYSKEDPLNVLTDAGYVDQDGKAKNADGSQKHSYLFGGLVGSLDHIFASPAAEKLVNGADIWNINSVESVALEYSRWNYNVTNFYAPDQYRSSDHDPVIVGLNTTPAPTSAKVNLLGVNDFHGRIDNNTVNVAGTLEKLRAAATPGSTAFVSAGDNIGASLFASSMAKDQPTIDVLNTLGLTASAVGNHEFDGGWADLRDRVIAGGSNAKFPYLGANVYKKGTQEPALPEYEILTLNGVKVAVIGAVTQEVPSLVTPAGIADLDFGDPVDAVNRVAAKIKDGKLADVIVAEYHEGAGAGTPDGATLQQEVAAGGAFAKIVTETSPAVGAIFTGHTHKEYAWDGPVPGQDGKTRPVVQTGSYGANIGQIELTVDLATKQVSAYSARNVARTTDAAADLIAAYPRVKEVDTIVKKALADAAVVGNQPVGKVTKDITTAFTKDPTTGAPVRDDRSSESTLGNLVADSLVASLKDPTVGGAEIGVVNPGGLRNELYYGADGTITYAQANAVLPFVNNLWTTSLTGAQFKTLLEQQWQTNPDGTVPSRPYLQLGLSKNVNYTYDAARPAGDRVTSILVNGQPLDPAKSYRVGTFSFLATGGDNFRVFKDGANTRDSGLVDRDAWMAFLKANSPVSPDFARRSVAVVNSTPANVKAGEKIQAAVSKLDLTSLGSPVNTSLEATFTDAAGKVTALGAVPVSAGAATVSLAVPAGAAAGAGVLQLKAAESGTTVKLSVTVAKTDVPQPTCTKPVPPKHWWDVAGWIKYGLAWINYIACTVKG; the protein is encoded by the coding sequence ATGAATCACTCGCTTGCGAAAGCAACCTTGGGGAGTGCCCTGACCGCCGCGTTGATCGCGGCACCTCTGGCGACCGCGCCGGCCTTCGCGCTGGTCAACACGGTCGCCACACCGGGCACCTCCTCCGTCATCATCGATGAGGCTTATCTGAGCGGAGGCAGCGCAGGGGCTGCCTACCGCAACAAGTTCGTGGAGCTGTACAACTCCACGGACGCACCCGTGTCACTGGACGGCTGGTCGCTCCAGTACCGTTCCGGCTCCGGGACCGCCGCCCCCAACTCCGTGACCGCGCTCCGGGGCAGCATCCCCGCCAAGGGGACGTTCCTCATCAAGGGCGGCAGCAACAACGCGGCGTCCACGGCGGCGGAGCTGCCCACCCCGGACCAGGACGCGCCGTCGTTCAACCCGTCCGGCACCACGGGCACCGTCATCCTGGCCCGCCAGGCCACCGCCCTCAGCGGCCTCGGCACCGGCAGCCAGGTGGAGCCCACCAACGTCGCCGACCTCCTCGGCTACGGCACGAGCAACACGTACGAGGTCAAGGCGGCCACCGCGCCGTCGTCGAACACGGACGTCAAGGCGCTCACCCGCAGCAACCACGCGGACACCAACGACAACTCGGCGGACTTCAGCCTGAGCGCCTCGATCACCCCGACGCCGTCGGCTGGGACGGGCGGTCCGGATCCGACACCCACGCCCACCCCGACCCCGACGCCGGGCGGCACCGCCACGATCGCCGAGATCCAAGGCACCGGCCCCACGAGCCCGCTGGTCGGCCAGAGCGTGACCACCAAGGGCAAGGTCACCGCCCGCTACGCGACCGGTGGCCTCAACGGCTACTACCTCCAGACCCCGGGCACCGGCGGCGACCTGACCGAGGACAGCCACAAGGCGTCCGACGCGGTGTTCGTCTACTCGCCCGCGACGGTCGGCTCGGTCGCGATCGGCGACTACGTGCAGGTCTCCGGCACCGTCAGCGAATACTTCGGCCAGACCCAGGTGAACGTCACGGACGCCGCCTCGCTGACCAAGCTCACCGACGCCGCTCCCGAGGTCAAGGCCACGCACTTCGCGCTCCCGGCCAGCGAGACCTTCCGTGAGTCCCTCGAAGGCATGGTGCTCGCCCCGTCCGGCGATTACACGCTCTCCGACAACTTCTCCGCGAACCAGTACGGCGAACTCACCCTCGCCGCCGGCAAGACCCCCGCGGTCCAGCCGAACGCCGTGGCGCCGTACGGCACCGCCGAGAACACGGCCGTGGCGGACGACAACCAGGCACGCACCATCAAGCTGGACGACGGCGCCACCACCAACTTCCTGTCCAACGCCACCACGAAGGCACTCCCCCTGCCGTACCTGTCCACCAAGGACCCGGTCCGCGTGGGCGCCCCGGTGACGTTCAAGACCAACGTCATCCTCGGCTACGGCAACAACGCCTGGCGCTTCGAGCCCCTCGAGCACCTCACCCCGGCGACCGCCGACACCGTGCAGCCGGTCTCCTTCGGCAACACCCGCGCCGATGTGCCGAACGCGGTGGGCGGCAACCTCAAGCTCGCTTCGTTCAACGTCCTGAACTTCTTCCCCACCACGGGTGACAGCCTGAGCGGCTGCCAGTACTACACCGACCGCGACGGCGCGCCCGTCACCGTCAAGGGCGGCTGCGACGCCCGCGGCGCCGCCACCGCGGAGCACTTCAAGCGCCAGCAGGACAAGATCGTCGCCGCGATCAACGGTTCCGGCGCCGACGTCGTGACCCTCATGGAGGTGGAGAACTCCGCCAAGTTCGGCAAGACCCGCGACGACGCACTGGCCAAGCTGGTCACCGCGCTCAACGAGGCGAAGCCGGGCACCTGGGACTACGTCCGCAGCCCCTCGGCGCTCCCGCCGCTGAGCGATGAGGACGTCATCCGGACCGCCTTCATCTACAAGAAGGCCGTGGCCGAACCGGTGGGCGAATCCGTCATCCACAACGACACCACCGCTTTCGCGAGTGCCCGCAAGCCGTTGGCCCAGGTGTTCAAGCCTCTCGGCGGCACTCCGGCGCAGGAATTCATCGCTGTCGCCAACCACTTCAAGTCCAAAGGCTCCGCGGCCACTCCGGACGACACGGACAAGGGACAGGGCGCGTCCAACCTCGCCCGCGTCGCACAGGCCAAGTCGCTGCTCGGCTTCGTGGACACCCTGACGAAGGACAAGGGCACCGACAAGGTCTTCCTCATCGGTGACTTCAACGCCTACAGCAAGGAAGACCCGCTGAACGTCCTCACGGACGCCGGCTACGTCGACCAGGACGGCAAGGCCAAGAACGCCGACGGATCCCAGAAGCACTCCTACCTGTTCGGCGGGCTCGTCGGCTCACTCGACCACATCTTCGCCTCCCCGGCGGCGGAGAAGCTGGTCAACGGCGCGGACATCTGGAACATCAACTCCGTGGAGTCCGTGGCGCTGGAGTACAGCCGCTGGAACTACAACGTCACCAACTTCTACGCCCCGGACCAGTACCGTTCCAGCGACCACGATCCGGTGATCGTGGGCCTGAACACCACCCCCGCGCCCACCAGCGCGAAGGTGAACCTGCTCGGCGTGAACGACTTCCACGGCCGCATCGACAACAACACCGTCAACGTGGCCGGCACCCTGGAGAAGCTCCGCGCCGCCGCCACCCCGGGCAGCACCGCTTTCGTCTCCGCAGGTGACAACATCGGCGCTTCCCTCTTCGCCTCCTCCATGGCGAAGGACCAGCCCACCATCGACGTGCTCAACACGCTCGGCCTCACCGCCTCCGCGGTGGGCAACCACGAGTTCGACGGCGGCTGGGCCGACCTGCGCGACCGCGTGATCGCGGGCGGGTCGAACGCCAAGTTCCCGTACCTGGGCGCGAACGTGTACAAGAAGGGCACGCAGGAACCGGCGCTGCCCGAATACGAGATCCTCACCCTGAACGGCGTGAAGGTGGCCGTGATCGGCGCCGTGACCCAGGAGGTCCCCTCCCTGGTCACTCCGGCCGGCATCGCCGATCTCGACTTCGGTGATCCGGTGGACGCCGTGAACCGCGTGGCCGCGAAGATCAAGGACGGCAAGCTCGCCGACGTGATCGTCGCCGAGTACCACGAGGGCGCCGGAGCCGGCACCCCGGACGGCGCGACCCTCCAGCAGGAGGTCGCCGCCGGTGGGGCGTTCGCCAAGATCGTAACCGAGACCAGCCCTGCTGTCGGCGCCATCTTCACGGGTCACACCCACAAGGAATACGCCTGGGACGGTCCCGTCCCCGGCCAGGACGGCAAGACCCGCCCCGTGGTCCAGACCGGCAGCTACGGCGCGAACATCGGCCAGATCGAGCTGACCGTGGACCTCGCCACGAAGCAGGTCTCCGCGTACTCGGCCCGTAACGTCGCCCGCACCACGGACGCCGCCGCCGACCTCATCGCGGCCTACCCCCGCGTGAAGGAGGTCGACACGATCGTGAAGAAGGCACTCGCGGACGCCGCCGTCGTCGGCAATCAGCCGGTGGGCAAGGTGACCAAGGACATCACCACCGCCTTCACCAAGGATCCGACCACGGGCGCCCCGGTGCGTGACGACCGTTCCAGCGAATCCACGCTGGGCAACCTGGTGGCCGACTCGCTGGTCGCCTCGCTCAAGGACCCCACGGTGGGCGGCGCCGAGATCGGCGTGGTCAACCCCGGCGGCCTGCGCAACGAGCTGTACTACGGCGCGGACGGCACCATCACCTACGCCCAGGCCAACGCGGTGCTGCCGTTCGTGAACAACCTCTGGACCACGTCCCTGACGGGCGCCCAGTTCAAGACGCTCCTGGAGCAGCAGTGGCAGACCAACCCGGACGGCACCGTGCCGAGCCGCCCGTACCTGCAGCTGGGCCTCTCCAAGAACGTCAACTACACCTACGACGCCGCCCGTCCCGCGGGTGACCGTGTGACCTCCATCCTGGTCAACGGCCAGCCGCTGGATCCGGCCAAGTCCTACCGGGTCGGGACGTTCAGCTTCCTGGCCACCGGTGGCGACAACTTCCGGGTCTTCAAGGACGGCGCCAACACCCGTGACTCCGGCCTGGTGGACCGTGACGCCTGGATGGCCTTCCTCAAGGCCAACTCCCCGGTGTCCCCGGACTTCGCCCGTCGCAGCGTGGCCGTGGTGAACTCCACGCCGGCGAACGTGAAGGCCGGGGAGAAGATCCAGGCCGCGGTGTCGAAGCTGGATCTCACCTCGTTGGGCAGCCCGGTGAACACCTCGCTCGAGGCCACCTTCACCGACGCCGCCGGCAAGGTCACCGCACTGGGCGCCGTTCCGGTCTCCGCTGGCGCGGCCACCGTGAGCCTGGCCGTTCCGGCCGGCGCCGCGGCGGGTGCGGGTGTCCTTCAGCTGAAGGCCGCCGAGTCGGGCACCACGGTGAAGCTCAGCGTCACCGTCGCCAAGACCGACGTGCCGCAGCCGACCTGCACCAAGCCTGTTCCGCCGAAGCACTGGTGGGACGTGGCGGGCTGGATCAAGTACGGCCTGGCCTGGATCAATTACATCGCCTGCACCGTGAAGGGCTGA
- a CDS encoding VOC family protein, protein MTTPTFAPGDPCWADLMTDDVEAAKKFYGELLGWTFESGDEEKYGGYVTASKDGRRVAGLMAKQPDQQEMPSTWGIYLKSDDAEATAAAITAAGGQVVVPPMTVPEMGVMAIAEDPSGAFVGVWEPLAHGGYSLANEPGAVGWHELASRNYDAAVDFYRKAFGWDISVMEDTEDFRYSTLGEGDQARAGLFDAAKFLPEGVPSHWLIYLVVDNADNAARKVTELGGRVLEEPRDDPHGRHARVTDPSGAVFMLHQSLV, encoded by the coding sequence ATGACCACCCCTACTTTCGCTCCCGGTGATCCCTGCTGGGCCGATCTGATGACGGATGACGTGGAAGCAGCCAAGAAGTTCTACGGCGAACTCCTGGGCTGGACCTTCGAAAGCGGTGATGAGGAGAAGTACGGCGGCTACGTGACCGCGTCCAAGGACGGCCGCCGCGTGGCCGGCCTCATGGCCAAGCAGCCGGACCAGCAGGAGATGCCGAGCACCTGGGGCATCTACCTCAAGAGCGACGACGCCGAGGCCACCGCCGCGGCGATCACCGCAGCGGGCGGACAGGTCGTCGTGCCTCCTATGACCGTCCCCGAGATGGGCGTCATGGCGATCGCCGAGGATCCGTCCGGCGCCTTCGTCGGCGTGTGGGAGCCCCTCGCCCACGGCGGCTACTCCCTGGCCAACGAGCCGGGCGCCGTCGGCTGGCACGAACTGGCGAGCCGGAATTACGACGCCGCGGTGGATTTCTACCGCAAGGCCTTCGGCTGGGACATCTCCGTCATGGAGGACACCGAGGACTTCCGCTACAGCACACTCGGCGAAGGCGATCAGGCGCGTGCCGGACTGTTCGACGCCGCGAAGTTCCTCCCCGAGGGAGTGCCGTCGCACTGGCTCATCTACCTCGTGGTGGACAACGCCGACAACGCCGCCCGGAAGGTCACCGAGCTCGGCGGCCGGGTGCTGGAGGAGCCGCGGGACGACCCGCATGGCCGTCACGCACGGGTCACCGATCCGTCCGGCGCGGTCTTCATGCTGCACCAGTCGCTCGTCTGA
- a CDS encoding carbon starvation CstA family protein: MSGTRGTGERGGTLPPAAVAPERLDAESRRWTPARIALWAAIALLGGLAWVMLALVRGETVNAIWFVFAAVCTYLIAYRFYSKYLERKLIRPDDRRATPAEYKADGKDHVRTDRNVLFGHHFAAIAGAGPLVGPVIAAQMGYLPGTIWIIVGVVLAGAVQDYLVLFFSMRRGGRSLGQMAREELGVVGGTAALLATLLIMAIIVAILALVVVNALGESPWGVFSVAMTIPIALFMGVYLRYIRPGKVLEISIIGFVLLMAAIIGGGWVAHTEWGAAFFHLDKSTIAWAIIVYGFVAAILPVWLLLAPRDYLSTFMKIGVIGLLAVAIVVVRPEINVPAFSEFAGRDNGPVFSGALFPFLFVTIACGALSGFHALIASGTTPKLIEKERQTRYIGYGGMLMESFVAIMALVAAVSIDRGLYFVMNAPLALTGGTVEQAAQWVNSLGLAGVNVTPGELKDAAAAVGEQTIISRSGGAPTLAVGLAHIMQQFIGGPGMAAFWYHFAIMFEALFILTAVDAGTRVARFMLQDSIGNFVPKFKDASWRPGAWLCTAIMVAAWGAVLIMGVTDPLGGINTLFPLFGIANQLLAAIALAVCLAIVAKKGRFGALWMVALPLAFTAVVTITASFQKIFSTVPAVGYFANNAAFSKALADGKTSFGTAKTVPAMEAVVRNTMIQGILSVVFVVLAIIVIITALIATVRAFQAHRAGETVTDHEDPFVPSKVFAPAGLIPTAAERELAAEWAEVPASERLADAGHH, translated from the coding sequence ATGAGCGGTACACGCGGCACGGGAGAGCGGGGCGGCACTCTGCCGCCCGCCGCCGTCGCACCGGAGAGACTCGACGCCGAATCCCGGCGCTGGACCCCCGCGCGGATCGCGCTGTGGGCGGCCATCGCCCTGCTCGGCGGGCTGGCGTGGGTCATGCTCGCGCTCGTCCGCGGGGAGACGGTCAACGCGATCTGGTTCGTGTTCGCCGCGGTCTGCACCTATCTGATCGCGTACCGCTTCTACTCGAAGTACCTGGAGAGGAAGCTGATCCGGCCGGATGACCGCCGGGCCACCCCAGCCGAGTACAAGGCCGACGGCAAGGACCACGTCCGCACGGACCGGAACGTCCTGTTCGGCCACCATTTCGCCGCGATCGCCGGCGCCGGCCCGCTGGTCGGTCCCGTCATCGCGGCCCAGATGGGCTACCTCCCGGGCACGATCTGGATCATCGTGGGCGTCGTGCTCGCGGGAGCGGTCCAGGACTACCTGGTGCTGTTCTTCTCCATGCGCCGCGGCGGCCGGTCCCTCGGACAGATGGCCCGCGAGGAACTCGGCGTGGTGGGCGGCACCGCGGCCCTGCTGGCGACACTGCTCATCATGGCGATCATCGTGGCCATCCTCGCGCTTGTGGTGGTCAACGCCCTCGGTGAGAGCCCCTGGGGCGTGTTCAGCGTCGCGATGACCATCCCGATCGCCCTGTTCATGGGCGTCTACCTGCGGTACATCCGGCCCGGCAAGGTCCTGGAGATCTCCATCATCGGATTCGTCCTCCTGATGGCCGCGATCATCGGCGGCGGCTGGGTGGCGCACACCGAGTGGGGCGCGGCGTTCTTCCACCTGGACAAGAGCACCATCGCCTGGGCGATCATCGTGTACGGCTTCGTCGCCGCGATCCTCCCGGTCTGGCTGCTCCTGGCCCCGCGGGACTACCTCTCGACCTTCATGAAGATCGGCGTGATCGGCCTGCTGGCCGTCGCGATCGTGGTGGTCCGACCCGAGATCAACGTCCCCGCCTTCAGCGAATTCGCGGGCCGGGACAACGGGCCGGTGTTCTCCGGCGCGCTGTTCCCGTTCCTCTTCGTCACCATCGCGTGCGGCGCCCTGTCGGGGTTCCACGCGTTGATCGCGTCCGGCACCACGCCGAAGCTGATCGAGAAAGAGCGCCAGACCCGGTACATCGGCTACGGCGGCATGCTCATGGAGTCCTTCGTCGCGATCATGGCGCTGGTGGCGGCGGTCTCGATCGACCGCGGACTCTACTTCGTCATGAACGCCCCGCTCGCCCTCACCGGCGGCACCGTGGAACAGGCCGCGCAGTGGGTGAACTCGCTCGGCCTGGCCGGGGTGAACGTGACCCCGGGTGAGCTCAAGGACGCGGCCGCGGCCGTGGGGGAGCAGACCATCATCTCCCGCTCGGGCGGTGCGCCCACCCTGGCCGTCGGCCTGGCCCACATCATGCAGCAGTTCATCGGTGGTCCGGGGATGGCGGCCTTCTGGTACCACTTCGCCATCATGTTCGAGGCGCTGTTCATCCTCACGGCCGTCGACGCCGGAACGCGCGTGGCCCGCTTCATGCTCCAGGATTCGATCGGGAACTTCGTGCCGAAGTTCAAGGACGCCTCCTGGCGTCCGGGCGCCTGGCTCTGCACGGCCATCATGGTCGCCGCCTGGGGCGCGGTCCTGATCATGGGGGTCACGGACCCGCTGGGCGGGATCAACACCCTGTTCCCGCTCTTCGGCATCGCGAACCAGCTGCTGGCCGCGATCGCCCTGGCCGTCTGCCTGGCGATCGTCGCGAAGAAGGGGAGGTTCGGAGCGCTCTGGATGGTGGCGCTGCCACTGGCCTTCACCGCGGTGGTCACGATCACCGCCAGCTTCCAGAAGATCTTCTCGACCGTCCCGGCCGTCGGGTACTTCGCGAACAATGCCGCCTTCAGCAAGGCGCTCGCGGACGGCAAGACGTCCTTCGGCACCGCGAAAACCGTGCCCGCCATGGAGGCCGTGGTCCGCAACACCATGATCCAGGGCATCCTGTCCGTGGTGTTCGTGGTCCTCGCGATCATCGTCATCATCACCGCGCTGATCGCCACGGTCCGGGCCTTCCAGGCGCACCGGGCCGGGGAAACGGTCACGGATCACGAGGACCCGTTCGTCCCGTCGAAGGTCTTCGCCCCCGCCGGCTTGATCCCCACCGCTGCCGAGCGCGAACTCGCCGCGGAGTGGGCCGAGGTGCCGGCCTCGGAGCGTCTCGCGGACGCGGGGCACCACTGA
- a CDS encoding FAD/NAD(P)-binding protein produces the protein MSGDSVRRVVVIGAGPRGSSVVERLAANWKARREDGALDAGARLEVHLVDPYPAGSGHVWQPGQSRLFLMNTQSFFPTLIPEGPDLAAPLAGASFNAWRAAVAAGQEDARDPLSDDERAELVALGSDTFPSRALYGRYLEETLAAVVGRIESDPLLEGFHLVQHRTEAHAVRRTGDAGFVVDLHEGRIAADRVVLALGHVPAQLNPEQRELYRAAQELGLSYFPPACPADVDWSLVPGGEPVLVRGMGLNFFDVMGQLTEGRGGRFERRDGELHYLPSGHEPVIHAASRRGGPYKAKAQIASYYPKERGLRYLTEAAVQRFRRSGVKPGFGHDLWPLLQRDVLWAYYDTLVTSDPNAIRDAAEFLDQLTELLRPHAHNPEDWMVPVTALIERCVPERLRLNLRALASPFALQRFESSADFDAAVVRTLDEDVRRSAAGEKDPVKSAVLILHAGRSLLKDAVADGGITEESWVTELRGRFESLVEGLASGPPALRIEQLAALARAGVVHFVGPEPRFTVDRAAGLFQASSPWVEGSEVRARTLVEALAPANRVSAAASPLLRQLLDDGLVRTRLMMRPEGGPTEASGLDVVAHPYRAVAANGEVQEDLHVLSLQLSSVQWGVAIAAEAFSAGTDGEPTELFRSGQRTLRDADEIARAVLSTF, from the coding sequence ATGTCAGGGGATTCGGTGCGTCGTGTGGTGGTCATCGGTGCTGGGCCGCGCGGCAGCAGCGTCGTGGAGCGTCTGGCCGCCAACTGGAAGGCCCGCCGTGAGGACGGCGCCCTCGACGCCGGCGCCCGCCTCGAAGTGCATCTCGTGGACCCGTATCCGGCCGGTTCGGGCCACGTGTGGCAGCCCGGTCAGTCCCGGCTGTTCCTCATGAACACTCAGAGTTTCTTCCCCACCCTCATCCCCGAGGGCCCCGATCTGGCGGCCCCTCTCGCCGGTGCCAGCTTCAACGCCTGGCGTGCCGCCGTCGCCGCGGGCCAGGAGGACGCACGGGATCCGCTGAGTGACGACGAGCGGGCCGAGCTGGTCGCCCTCGGTTCAGACACCTTTCCCAGCCGCGCGCTGTACGGGCGGTACCTCGAGGAGACGCTTGCCGCCGTCGTCGGGCGGATCGAGAGCGACCCGCTGCTGGAGGGCTTCCACCTGGTGCAGCACCGGACTGAGGCCCACGCCGTCCGGCGGACCGGGGATGCGGGATTCGTGGTCGATCTCCACGAGGGGAGGATCGCCGCGGACCGCGTCGTCCTGGCGCTCGGTCACGTCCCCGCCCAGCTCAACCCGGAGCAGCGGGAGCTGTACCGGGCCGCGCAGGAACTCGGGCTCAGCTACTTCCCGCCCGCGTGCCCGGCGGACGTGGACTGGTCGCTCGTGCCTGGGGGCGAACCCGTGCTCGTGCGCGGCATGGGCCTGAACTTCTTCGACGTCATGGGCCAGCTCACCGAAGGGCGCGGCGGGCGCTTCGAACGGCGCGACGGCGAGCTCCACTACCTGCCGAGCGGCCACGAACCGGTCATCCACGCGGCGAGCCGCCGGGGCGGGCCGTACAAGGCCAAGGCGCAGATCGCGAGCTACTACCCGAAGGAACGCGGTCTCCGGTACCTCACCGAGGCGGCGGTTCAGCGCTTCCGGCGGTCCGGCGTCAAGCCCGGTTTCGGACACGACCTGTGGCCGCTGCTGCAGCGCGATGTGCTGTGGGCCTATTACGACACCCTGGTGACCTCCGATCCCAACGCGATCCGGGACGCGGCCGAGTTCCTGGACCAGCTCACGGAGCTGCTCCGCCCGCATGCGCACAACCCCGAGGACTGGATGGTCCCGGTCACGGCGCTGATCGAGCGATGCGTGCCGGAGCGGTTGCGTCTGAATCTTCGCGCGCTGGCCTCCCCGTTCGCTCTGCAGCGCTTCGAGTCCTCCGCCGACTTCGACGCGGCGGTGGTGCGCACCCTCGACGAGGACGTGCGCCGCTCCGCGGCGGGGGAGAAGGACCCTGTGAAGAGCGCCGTGCTCATCCTGCATGCGGGCCGCTCGCTGCTGAAGGACGCGGTGGCCGACGGCGGGATCACCGAGGAATCCTGGGTGACGGAACTGCGGGGCCGCTTCGAGTCGCTCGTAGAAGGCCTGGCGAGTGGCCCGCCCGCACTGCGCATCGAGCAGCTGGCCGCGCTGGCCCGCGCCGGCGTCGTGCACTTCGTGGGACCGGAACCGCGATTCACCGTGGACCGCGCGGCCGGCTTGTTCCAGGCCTCGTCCCCTTGGGTCGAAGGCAGCGAGGTCCGTGCCCGGACCCTGGTGGAGGCCCTGGCCCCGGCCAACCGCGTCTCCGCCGCGGCGTCGCCTCTGCTCCGCCAGCTGCTGGACGACGGTCTGGTCCGCACGAGACTCATGATGCGTCCCGAAGGCGGCCCGACGGAGGCGTCCGGCCTCGACGTCGTGGCGCACCCCTACCGGGCCGTGGCGGCCAACGGCGAGGTTCAGGAGGATCTGCATGTCCTCAGCCTTCAGCTCTCCTCGGTGCAGTGGGGTGTGGCGATCGCCGCGGAGGCCTTCTCGGCCGGAACGGACGGCGAGCCCACGGAGCTGTTCCGCAGCGGTCAGCGCACCCTGCGCGACGCCGACGAGATCGCCCGGGCGGTCCTCAGCACGTTCTGA
- a CDS encoding YbdD/YjiX family protein, which produces MARGARSLRRGIRGVLGADAYEKYLEFHAAHHPGHEPLSEAEFWRDRTDRQDRNPQGRCC; this is translated from the coding sequence CTGGCACGGGGCGCCCGGTCCTTGCGGCGGGGGATCCGCGGAGTGCTCGGGGCCGACGCGTACGAGAAGTACCTCGAGTTCCACGCGGCCCACCACCCCGGTCACGAGCCGCTGAGCGAAGCGGAGTTCTGGCGGGACCGCACCGACCGGCAGGACCGGAATCCACAGGGCCGGTGCTGCTGA